A part of Aspergillus flavus chromosome 1, complete sequence genomic DNA contains:
- a CDS encoding putative alpha,alpha-trehalose phosphate synthase subunit (unnamed protein product), producing MTVFLVSLFLPYTIDFRATEYRHRRKSSTSYSHSDDRIVGRLAEARRRRHSRGYSLSLTPGATTEDEKIFKPYISRAAGEIASTDEPHGPGPSEPRVVSWGQSRKFNQPRSKATGPPEPSILSRPNPGDGYDQPLYVDGVLETPDSEEDPGSPRALLCDHDWVVKSAEQGNGGMRNAVNAAERAGILSDKMWVGTLGMPTDSLKDETRARIGETLEDNYNSLTVFVGDEEFEGHYSHFCRAVLWPAFHYQMQESPRHTQYDDYSWKQYVKVNEAFANTIASCWRPGDSIWIHDYHLLLLPALLREKLPGAEIGFSMHAAFPSSEIFRCLNARGALLNGLLGADLVSFQTEEYCYHFLQSCSRLLSLEVSVDGVQLPQRFVHVKRLPIGIDFQALDELRQTAEVKDWIENIISRYSGKRLIVARDRLDAPGGIKQKLLAYELFLKKYPKWRENVVLVQVASASELPELEAQVSKIAMRINSTYSTLTHQPLVLLRQDISYSQFLALMSVADIFMVTSLREGMNLTSHDYLHCQDGKVTSQRHGSLILSEFTGSASIFSGHELLVNPWDYKEVADTIHKALEMSPDQKQRNWEYLLEKKASCTAIAWYKSFQTALHKAHSTQLSRELSQVSSLSVHNLQKSYEKTNSRLFFLEDDALFQSGDSKPSLELGSLLDHLLLDTKNKVYVTSNKSPEQLESSLKEVSSRVGLIAENGCFVRDIGQTQWRALVDMAKAKDWRNGIRKVIQYYQERTEGSQLEERRCILSFLYNHAHDPEIAARQASDLADQINGTRGSEAIRIVLTDGAVSVEPLDITKAKAAESVVGQLGQTPDFLFVAGGSRGDEALFRWANRLQSAGTISSVTTLTVGVHATEAKAVLPSDMSVATVVNALCSPATNGCHDCQSQNGHNGLNGTIANGVGAAH from the exons ATGACGGTCTTTCTTGTCTCGCT GTTCCTCCCCTATACGATTGACTTCCGCGCCACGGAATATAGGCATCGCCGGAAGTCATCTACGAGCTACTCTCATTCAGATGACCGGATCGTAGGACGGCTAGCTGAAGCGCGACGGAGACGTCACTCGAGGGGTTACAGTTTATCGCTTACCCCTGGCGCTACGACggaagatgagaagatcttcaaaCCTTATATCTCGCGTGCTGCTGGCGAGATTGCTTCCACTGATGAACCCCACGGCCCAGGTCCCAGTGAACCTCGTGTTGTTTCCTGGGGTCAGAGCCGCAAATTCAACCAGCCTCGTTCCAAGGCTACTGGCCCTCCTGAGCCATCGATCCTGAGCCGTCCAAACCCAGGGGACGGGTATGACCAGCCATTATACGTTGATGGAGTCCTAGAGACACCAGATTCGGAAGAGGACCCTGGAAGTCCGCGCGCATTACTTTGTGACCATGATTGGGTTGTAAAATCAGCCGAACAGGGCAATGGTGGTATGCGAAATGCCGTCAATGCCGCTGAAAGAGCAGGCATACTGTCAGACAAGATGTGGGTAGGCACTCTGGGTATGCCAACCGACTCACTTAAAGATGAAACACGTGCTAGAATCGGCGAGACGCTCGAGGATAACTACAACTCCCTCACCGTCTTTGTCGGCGATGAGGAGTTTGAAGGGCACTACTCGCACTTTTGTCGCGCAGTCCTTTGGCCAGCTTTCCATTATCAGATGCAGGAAAGCCCTCGGCACACCCAGTACGACGACTACTCCTGGAAGCAATACGTGAAAGTAAACGAGGCATTTGCGAACACCATCGCGTCGTGCTGGCGACCTGGCGATAGTATCTGGATTCATGATTATCATCTTCTACTCCTGCCCGCGTTGCTCCGGGAGAAGCTGCCAGGCGCAGAAATCGGCTTCTCCATGCATGCTGCATTCCCCTCTTCCGAGATTTTCAGGTGTCTTAATGCACGAGGTGCTCTACTTAACGGTCTTCTGGGTGCTGATCTCGTTTCTTTCCAAACAGAGGAGTACTGCTACCACTTTCTTCAGTCATGTAGTCGGCTCCTAAGTTTGGAGGTGTCCGTCGATGGAGTCCAACTTCCACAACGCTTCGTCCACGTGAAACGTCTGCCTATCGGGATCGATTTTCAAGCACTCGATGAGCTGCGCCAGACAGCCGAGGTGAAGGACTGGATTGAAAACATAATCTCCAGGTATAGCGGGAAACGTTTGATCGTCGCTCGAGATAGGCTTGATGCACCCGGTGGTATCAAGCAGAAGCTATTAGCTTATGAGCTATTCTTGAAAAAATACCCAAAGTGGAGAGAGAAT GTTGTCCTCGTTCAAGTTGCTTCGGCGTCCGAGCTACCTGAATTGGAGGCGCAAGTCTCAAAGATTGCCATGAGGATTAATTCTACTTATTCGACATTAACACATCAACCTCTCGTACTCTTAAGACAAGATATCAGTTACTCGCAGTTCTTAGCTTTGATGAGCGTGGCTGACATCTTCATGGTGACAAGCCTGAGGGAGGGCATGAATCTCACAAGTCACGATTACCTTCATTGTCAAGATGGAAAAGTTACGTCCCAGCGTCATGGCTCTCTCATACTTAGTGAATTTACTGGAAGCGCTTCTATATTCAGCGGCCACGAACTACTTGTCAACCCATGGGACTACAAAGAAGTTGCAGATACAATCCACAAGGCACTGGAGATGTCACCAGATCAGAAACAGCGTAACTGGGAATATTTGCTTGAGAAAAAGGCATCCTGTACTGCTATCGCGTGGTACAAGTCGTTTCAGACAGCTCTCCACAAGGCCCACAGCACCCAGCTATCTCGTGAGCTCAGTCAAGTCTCGTCTCTTTCAGTACACAACTTACAAAAATCATACGAAAAAACCAATTCAcggcttttcttcctcgaggaTGATGCACTTTTTCAATCCGGTGACTCAAAGCCTTCCCTTGAATTGGGCTCTCTCCTGGACCACTTGCTCCTTGACACGAAAAACAAAGTATACGTGACTAGTAACAAAAGCCCTGAACAGCTTGAATCTAGTCTTAAAGAAGTATCCAGCCGAGTGGGACTGATCGCCGAGAACGGCTGCTTCGTACGTGACATTGGACAAACTCAGTGGCGGGCGTTGGTGGACATGGCGAAGGCCAAAGACTGGAGGAATGGAATCCGCAAAGTCATCCAGTACTACCAAGAAAGGACCGAGGGAAGCCAGTTGGAAGAGCGCCGCTGCATACTAAGCTTTCTATATAACCACGCTCATGATCCTGAAATTGCTGCCCGCCAGGCCTCCGATCTTGCTGATCAGATCAACGGCACACGGGGCAGCGAAGCCATCCGGATTGTTCTTACAGATGGTGCAGTGAGCGTCGAACCCTTGGACATTACAAAGGCCAAGGCTGCTGAATCTGTGGTGGGCCAGTTAGGTCAAACCCCTGACTTCTTGTTTGTAGCGGGTGGCTCCCGCGGCGATGAAGCTCTGTTCCGCTGGGCAAACCGCTTACAATCTGCTGGCACAATCTCCAGTGTTACCACCCTTACCGTCGGCGTCCATGCTACCGAGGCTAAAGCCGTACTCCCCAGTGATATGAGCGTGGCAACCGTTGTAAATGCCCTGTGTTCTCCAGCAACGAACGGTTGCCATGATTGTCAAAGCCAGAATGGACACAATGGGCTGAATGGAACCATAGCCAACGGGGTCGGCGCAGCCCACTGA
- a CDS encoding putative nucleoside-diphosphate-sugar epimerase (NmrA family transcriptional regulator, putative) yields the protein MSKLITVFGATGNQGGSVINHILADPQLHKEFKIRGITRDTTKPAAQELQKRGVEVVTADLNSVESLRTALKGSHTVFLVTNYWEYVNKDTEVTQGKNVADVAKELGVQHLIFSSLVHVTDSTNGRLSHVPHFDGKAEIERYIRASGVPCTFVLAGYFMLNYLQMLKKSDDGTYQLFYPVDGAKAKFPLFDAANDTGLFVKAVIKHASKLNGKQVLEAAGYYTAEEIVKIFTEVTGKKAVFVPVSADQYKAVLPPSVAQEFLENHLLIESPGYFLGQSLDKSLKLLDAKPTSFADFVKKNVDAWQ from the exons ATGTCCAAGCTTATCACTGTCTTCGGTGCCACGGGCAACCAAGGCGGCTCCGTGATCAACCACATTCTGGCGGATCCCCAGCTCCACAAAGAGTTCAAGATCCGAGGCATCACCCGCGATACCACCAAGCCCGCCGCCCAGGAGCTGCAAAAGCGTGGAGTGGAAGTTGTTACG GCCGATCTGAACTCTGTCGAATCTCTTCGCACAGCTCTCAAAGGATCCCACACCGTCTTCCTAGTAACCAACTACTGGGAATACGTCAACAAGGACACCGAGGTCACCCAGGGCAAGAACGTCGCCGATGTAGCCAAAGAGCTCGGCGTCCAGCACctgatcttctcttctcttgttcACGTTACCGACTCCACTAATGGCCGTCTCAGCCATGTACCCCATTTCGATGGCAAGGCTGAAATCGAAAGATACATCCGTGCTTCAGGTGTCCCCTGTACTTTCGTTCTTGCGGGCTACTTCATGCTCAATTACCTGCAGATGCTGAAAAAGAGCGATGATGGCACCTATCAGCTTTTCTATCCTGTTGATGGTGCTAAGGCTAAGTTTCCTTTATTCGATGCTGCGAATGATACCG GGCTTTTCGTCAAAGCTGTCATCAAACATGCTTCTAAGCTGAACGGGAAGCAGGTTCTCGAAGCCGCCGGCTACTATACTGCTGAAGAGATTGTGAAAATCTTCACTGAGGTAACTGGAAAGAAGGCCGTCTTTGTGCCAGTGTCCGCCGATCAGTATAAAGCGGTTCTCCCGCCGTCTGTGGCTCAGGAGTTCCTCGAGAATCATCTGCTGATTGAGTCGCCGGGGTATTTTCTCGGGCAAAGCTTGGACAAAAGCTTGAAGTTGCTTGACGCTAAACCAACGTCTTTCGCTGATTTTGTTAAGAAGAATGTAGATGCTTGGCAGTAG
- a CDS encoding putative alpha,alpha-trehalose-phosphate synthase subunit (alpha,alpha-trehalose-phosphate synthase 1) — MAPTDSSLGDSRLLIVSNRLPITIRRSGNGKYEFSMSSGGLVTGLSGLSKTTTFQWYGWPGLEVPEDEVPSVKQRLKDEFGATPVFMDDKLADRHYNGFSNSILWPLLHYHPGEIVFDEGAWDAYREANLLFAKTIAKEAQEGDLVWVHDYHLMLLPELLQEQLNLLGKKNIRIGFFLHTPFPSSEIYRILPVRAELLRGLLHCHLIGFHTYDYARHFLSSCAHILGLVTTPSSVKYEGRSINVGAFPIGIDPDKFTEGLKSPKVQNRITSLENKFQGTKLMVSVDRLDYIKGIPQKLHALEVFLQNHPEWVGKVVLVQVAVPSRQDVEEYQNLRAVVNELVGRINGKFGTVDYMPIHFMHKSVSFDELIALYAASDACIVSSTRDGMNLVSFEYIATQQKRKGVLILSEFAGAAQSLNGSIVVNPWNTEELAEAYHEAVSISEEQRAVQFAKLYKYISKYTSAFWGQSFVAEMSQCSS; from the exons ATGGCTCCCACCGACTCATCGCTGGGCGACTCTCGCTTGCTGATCGTTTCCAATCGCCTTCCCATCACCATTAGACGATCTGGGAATGGCAAGTATGAATTTTCAATGTCTTCCGGTGGATTAGTGACCGGATTGAGCGGTCTGTCCAAGACAACAACCTTCCAATGGTACGGTTGGCCAGGTTTGGAAGTGCCGGAGGATGAAGTCCCTTCTGTGAAACAGAGACTCAAAGACGAATTCGGCGCAACTCCGGTGTTCATGGATGACAAACTAGCGGATCGTCACTACAATGGCTTCTCCA ACTCGATCCTTTGGCCTCTATTGCACTATCATCCTGGTGAGATTGTGTTTGATGAGGGTGCCTGGGATGCCTACCGTGAGGCAAATCTTCTATTCGCCAAGACCATCGCTAAGGAAGCCCAAGAGGGTGACTTGGTCTGGGTGCACGATTATCATCTCATGCTTCTTCCGGAATTGCTCCAGGAGCAACTTAATCTCCtgggaaagaagaatattcGGATTGGATTTTTCCTCCACACACCATTCCCCAGCAGTGAAATCTACAGAATCCTGCCCGTTAGAGCCGAACTTCTGCGAGGTTTGCTGCATTGCCACCTAATCGGCTTCCATACCTATGACTATGCACGTCACTTCTTAAGCAGCTGTGCTCACATACT TGGATTGGTGACAACCCCTAGCAGCGTGAAATACGAAGGCAGGTCTATCAATGTTGGGGCATTCCCCATTGGAATCGACCCCGACAAGTTCACTGAAGGCTTGAAGAGCCCGAAGGTGCAAAACCGCATCACGAGCCTGGAGAATAAATTCCAGGGAACAAAGTTGATGGTCAGCGTTGACCGCCTGGATTATATCAAGGGTATCCCTCAGAAGTTACACGCCCTGGAAGTCTTTCTCCAAAACCACCCAGAATGGGTTGGTAAGGTCGTCCTGGTTCAGGTGGCTGTCCCAAGTCGTCAGGATGTCGAAGAATACCAGAATTTAAGAGCGGTAGTAAATGAGCTAGTGGGCCGAATCAACGGCAAATTCG GAACGGTGGACTACATGCCCATCCACTTCATGCACAAGTCGGTGAGCTTCGACGAACTTATTGCTCTATATGCGGCATCAGATGCCTGCATTGTTTCTTCGACTCGCGACGGAATGAATCTGGTATCCTTCGAGTACATCGCAACTCAACAGAAACGCAAAGGCGTTCTGATCTTGTCTGAATTCGCCGGTGCTGCTCAGAGTCTCAATGGAAGCATTGTTGTCAATCCATGGAACACTGAGGAGCTAGCAGAGGCGTATCATGAGGCGGTTTCAATTAGTGAAGAACAGCGCGCCGTTCAATTTGCAAAGCTCTACAAGTATATCTCGAAATACACAAG TGCTTTCTGGGGTCAGTCGTTTGTGGCCGAGATGTCTCAATGCTCATCTTGA
- a CDS encoding putative chromatin assembly factor 1 subunit B (unnamed protein product), whose translation MKATPLLISWHNDNAPIYSVHFDPNGRGRLATAGNDNNVRLWRVESTGEERKVSYLSTLVKHTQAVNVVRFSPKGEMLASAGDDGNVLLWVPSELQTQPPLGEDRSDDKETWRVKHMCRSSGAEIYDLAWSPDGVFIITGSMDNIARIYNAQTGQMVRQIAEHSHYVQGVAWDPLNEFVATQSSDRSVHIYSLKTKDGQFTLTSHGKFLKMDLPAKRISASSPAPQDTSVRSQPVTANAAAITSPAPSTPGTPMANLPMDPPPVSHSRRSSFGSSPSIRRSASPAPSLPLPAVKPLEVPSPGLLGGLGVKNANIYANETFTSFFRRLTFAPDGSLLFTPAGQYKTSHMSATDPTKTTDEIINTVYVYTRAGFNKPPISHLPGHKKPSVAVKCSPIFYTLRQASQPARHITLDTSSGEETFASLPDPVVNSTTDRPSMEPPTSAHNAGDPAKINQTSKDESPSTTPGPMPVFALPYRIVYAVATQDSVLVYDTQQQAPICVVSNLHFATFTDLTWSNDGLTLIMSSSDGFCSTLTFAPGELGQPYTAPVSTAHQTSTSGVQPTGHVPNPAKPSPGMAPGNATPIPPMPPASPARSNSVSSIATQSTAVQQATGSVVNNPTPTLGSVPLVTATHSSQPPTLPLTTPPQTPMSAVSQSGTSTISNSVLGKRASESEKEEIKDQNSVPQVQQPKKRRVAPTLVSTGNGPSSKDGPQNTDVGG comes from the exons ATGAAGGCTACCCCGTTGCTGATATCATGGCATAACGATAATGCCCCAATCTACTCGGTTCATTTCGACCCTAATGGTAGAGGTCGCCTGGCGACGGCCGGAAA TGACAACAATGTCCGC CTATGGAGAGTGGAATCGACAGGCGAAGAACGAAAGGTGTCCTACCTGAGTACACTGGTGAAACATACACAAGCCGTCAATGTCGTTCGTTTCAGTCCAAAAG GCGAGATGCTGGCATCTGCTGGAGACGACGGTAATGTGCTCCTCTGGGTACCGTCGGAGCTGCAGACCCAGCCTCCACTGGGAGAGGATCGGTCGGATGATAAAGAGACATGGAGGGTGAAGCATATGTGTCGTTCATCCGGAGCTGAAATTTATGACCTTGCGTGGTCCCCAGACGGCGTCTTCATCATTACAGGGAGCATGGACAATATTGCACGGATATATAATGCTCAAACAG GACAAATGGTGCGCCAGATCGCGGAGCATTCACACTATGTTCAAGGAGTAGCTTGGGATCCTCTCAACGAATTCGTGGCTACGCAATCATCCGATAGATCTGTACACATCTATAGCTTGAAGACAAAAGATGGCCAGTTCACACTTACCTCTCATGGCAAGTTTTTGAAGATGGACTTGCCAGCCAAGCGTATCTCAGCCAGCAGTCCCGCCCCCCAGGATACCTCTGTCCGGTCGCAGCCGGTTACTGCCAATGCGGCTGCAATCACTTCTCCGGCGCCGTCGACTCCGGGCACGCCAATGGCTAATCTACCAATGGACCCTCCACCCGTATCCCATAGTCGCAGATCGTCATTTGGTTCCTCCCCATCAATCCGCCGCTCTGCGTCCCCGGCGCCATCTCTACCGTTGCCAGCGGTGAAGCCTCTAGAAGTACCGTCACCGGGGCTCCTAGGTGGACTGGGCGTCAAGAATGCTAATATCTATGCCAACGAAACTTTCACGTCCTTTTTTCGGCGATTGACTTTCGCACCCGATGGCAGCTTGCTGTTTACACCGGCGGGTCAGTACAAGACTTCACATATGTCTGCGACAGATCCCACCAAAACTACAGACGAGATCATCAATACCGTCTACGTTTATACTCGGGCAGGTTTTAACAAACCCCCAATATCCCACCTCCCAGGCCACAAGAAGCCTTCTGTTGCCGTGAAATGCTCTCCCATTTTCTATACATTGCGACAGGCCTCCCAACCGGCTCGTCATATTACTTTAGACACTTCTTCTGGAGAGGAGAcatttgcttctcttcctgaTCCGGTAGTAAATTCGACAACTGACCGTCCATCTATGGAGCCTCCAACATCGGCACATAATGCGGGTGACCCGGCAAAGATCAACCAGACATCAAAGGATGAGAGCCCTTCCACCACTCCAGGACCCATGCCTGTTTTCGCCTTACCATATCGAATCGTATATGCTGTGGCTACTCAGGACTCCGTCTTGGTGTATGATACTCAGCAACAGGCTCCGATATGCGTAGTCAGCAATTTACACTTCGCAACCTTTACTGACTTAACATG GTCGAATGATGGGTTGACTCTGATAATGAGCTCATCGGATGGCTTCTGTTCTACCCTTACGTTTGCACCGGGAGAGTTGGGTCAACCCTATACTGCTCCAGTGTCAACCGCTCACCAGACTTCAACTTCTGGCGTACAGCCCACAGGTCATGTACCAAACCCGGCGAAACCAAGCCCGGGAATGGCTCCAGGCAACGCAACTCCAATACCCCCAATGCCTCCAGCAAGCCCTGCGCGGTCTAATTCTGTATCCTCGATTGCTACGCAATCTACTGCTGTGCAGCAAGCCACGGGATCTGTTGTCAATAACCCGACACCGACACTCGGATCGGTGCCGTTAGTCACAGCAACGCATTCATCACAACCACCAACTCTGCCACTTACTACGCCGCCGCAGACACCGATGTCAGCCGTCTCCCAAAGCGGGACAAGCACTATTAGCAATAGTGTTCTAGGCAAGCGAGCCAGCGAGTCTGAAAAAGAGGAAATTAAGGATCAGAATTCTGTCCCACAAGTACAACAGCCGAAGAAAAGACGAGTAGCACCGACTCTCGTTTCTACCGGCAACGGCCCTTCGTCAAAAGATGGCCCCCAGAATACCGACGTTGGCGGCTAA